In Nocardia asteroides, a single genomic region encodes these proteins:
- a CDS encoding SRPBCC family protein — translation MASTTVDAVVAAPRDVVYRTFANRESLSPHLAVNITLKRPGSTEREGVGAQHLIGVGGVGITEEITELVPNERMAYKVVAGAPVKRHIGVVTFADTDGGTLVSYTMESEPKLPVPGKVLELGLRNLITTMIKGAQKAVR, via the coding sequence ATGGCCAGCACCACCGTCGATGCCGTCGTCGCCGCCCCGCGCGATGTCGTCTACCGCACGTTCGCGAACCGCGAGAGCCTGAGCCCGCACCTGGCGGTGAACATCACCCTGAAGCGGCCGGGCAGCACGGAGCGCGAGGGCGTCGGCGCGCAGCACCTCATCGGCGTCGGCGGCGTCGGGATCACCGAGGAGATCACCGAGCTCGTGCCGAACGAGCGGATGGCGTACAAGGTCGTCGCGGGGGCGCCGGTCAAGCGGCACATCGGCGTCGTCACCTTCGCCGACACCGACGGTGGCACCCTCGTCAGCTACACCATGGAGTCCGAGCCCAAGCTGCCGGTGCCGGGCAAGGTGCTGGAGCTGGGGCTGCGCAACCTGATCACCACCATGATCAAGGGTGCGCAGAAGGCGGTCCGCTGA
- the steA gene encoding putative cytokinetic ring protein SteA, with the protein MKMPALLSRSSETLPGRSGIARVDRNTRRLLKRVGPGDIAVLDEMDLDRATADRLLEAGVVAVVNTSPSISGRYPNLGPEVLVANDVLLLDTLSSDAFSKIKDGAKVRIHDGTVYADKLVKKEPEALVDGIELTESVVGDRMIEARNGLADHLEAFAGNTIEFVRTESSLLIDGVGVPALTLTMKQAHVVVVGDGPDHAEDLRSLKPFVKEYAPIMVGVGRGADTLVKQGYKPDLIVGDPDEITTKTLRSGGEVILPADTDGHAKGLDRIQDLGIGATTFPSSGSATDLALLLAHHHGAAMIVTAGAAVSLDEFFDRGRKDSNPATFLTRLKLGTTLVDAKAVATLYRHRGSGAALALVVLAALVAVIVVLVASDSTGAVLDWGIDLWNRFAVWAQGLVGARDN; encoded by the coding sequence ATGAAGATGCCGGCGCTGCTATCGAGGAGTTCCGAAACGCTTCCTGGTCGCTCTGGAATAGCCAGGGTGGATCGCAACACTCGGCGGCTGCTGAAACGGGTCGGCCCCGGCGATATCGCCGTGCTCGACGAGATGGATCTGGACCGGGCCACCGCGGATCGGCTGCTCGAGGCCGGTGTCGTCGCCGTCGTCAACACCTCGCCCTCGATCTCCGGCCGGTACCCGAACCTGGGGCCCGAGGTGCTGGTCGCCAATGACGTGCTGCTGCTGGACACGCTGAGCTCGGATGCCTTCTCCAAGATCAAGGACGGCGCGAAGGTCCGGATCCACGACGGCACCGTCTACGCCGACAAGCTGGTGAAGAAGGAGCCGGAGGCGCTGGTCGACGGCATCGAGCTCACCGAGTCGGTGGTGGGGGACCGGATGATCGAGGCCCGCAACGGGCTCGCCGACCACCTCGAGGCCTTCGCGGGCAACACCATCGAGTTCGTGCGCACCGAGAGCAGCCTGCTGATCGACGGCGTCGGCGTGCCCGCGCTGACGCTGACGATGAAGCAGGCGCACGTGGTGGTGGTCGGCGACGGCCCGGACCACGCCGAGGACCTGCGCAGCCTGAAGCCGTTCGTCAAGGAGTACGCGCCGATCATGGTCGGCGTCGGCCGCGGCGCGGACACGCTGGTGAAGCAGGGGTACAAGCCGGATCTGATCGTCGGCGACCCGGACGAGATCACCACCAAGACGCTGCGCTCCGGCGGCGAGGTGATCCTGCCCGCCGACACCGACGGCCACGCCAAGGGGCTGGACCGGATCCAGGATCTCGGGATCGGCGCCACCACCTTCCCCTCGTCCGGCTCGGCGACCGACCTCGCGCTGCTGCTCGCGCACCACCACGGCGCGGCCATGATCGTCACCGCGGGGGCGGCGGTCTCGCTGGACGAGTTCTTCGATCGGGGCCGCAAGGACAGCAACCCGGCGACCTTCCTGACCCGGCTCAAGCTCGGCACCACGCTGGTCGACGCCAAGGCGGTCGCCACGCTGTACCGGCACCGCGGCTCCGGGGCCGCGCTGGCGCTGGTGGTGCTGGCCGCGCTGGTGGCGGTGATCGTGGTGCTGGTCGCCTCGGACAGCACCGGCGCGGTCCTCGACTGGGGCATCGACCTGTGGAACCGCTTCGCCGTCTGGGCGCAGGGCCTGGTCGGGGCGCGCGACAACTGA
- the recN gene encoding DNA repair protein RecN translates to MLTEIRIDGLGVISAATAQFHEGLTVLTGETGAGKTMVVTSLHLLSGARADPGRVRLGAEKAVVEGRFMVDELNEAARTEVAAVLESAAAEADDDGSVIAIRTVGKDGRSRAHLGGRGVPASVLAGFTAPLLTVHGQNDQLRLQRPEQQLAALDRFAAETVEPLLRGYRKHRKAWLAARERLLERTARSRELALEADRLTHSLTEIDAVRPEPGEDLRIVDEVRRLSDLDSLRDAAVVAHDALAGPTDAPDAGSGALDLLGTARSRLDAADDPALTALAPRLADAIAVVVDLTTELSGYLSDLPSDPSALDSLLTRQAELKTLTRKYAADVDGVLAWAAESRARLASLDVSEEAIAGLAGEVDAAAEKVRAAAVKLSAARTKAAGKLASAVSAELAGLAMGKARLEVTVRQLPASAQDSAPLTVDGAELHAGSSGVDEVEFRLSAHSGAQSLPLSKSASGGELSRVMLALEVVLAGSDHGATMVFDEVDAGVGGRAAVEIGRRLARLARTHQVIVVTHLPQVAAFADTHLVVSKSDDGKGRVDSGVQSLDREERVVELARMLAGLDDTETGRAHAEELLETARAEREPASA, encoded by the coding sequence GTGCTGACAGAGATCAGGATTGACGGTCTCGGCGTCATATCCGCCGCGACCGCGCAGTTCCACGAGGGGCTGACCGTCCTCACCGGCGAGACCGGTGCGGGCAAGACCATGGTGGTCACCAGCCTGCACCTGCTCAGCGGGGCGCGGGCGGATCCAGGGCGGGTGCGCCTCGGCGCCGAGAAAGCCGTGGTGGAGGGGCGATTCATGGTCGACGAGCTGAACGAGGCCGCGCGCACCGAGGTCGCCGCGGTGCTGGAGTCGGCGGCCGCCGAGGCCGACGACGACGGCAGTGTCATCGCCATCCGCACGGTCGGCAAGGACGGCCGCTCCCGGGCGCACCTCGGCGGGCGCGGCGTGCCCGCCTCGGTGCTCGCCGGGTTCACCGCGCCGCTGCTCACCGTGCACGGGCAGAACGACCAGCTGCGGCTGCAGCGGCCGGAGCAGCAGCTGGCGGCACTGGACCGGTTCGCGGCGGAGACCGTCGAACCGTTGCTACGCGGCTACCGCAAGCACCGCAAGGCCTGGCTGGCGGCGCGGGAGCGGCTGCTCGAGCGCACCGCGCGCAGCCGGGAGCTGGCGCTGGAGGCGGATCGGCTGACGCACTCGCTCACCGAGATCGACGCCGTGCGGCCCGAGCCGGGCGAGGATCTGCGGATCGTGGACGAGGTGCGGCGGCTCAGCGACCTGGATTCGCTGCGCGACGCCGCGGTTGTGGCGCACGACGCGCTGGCCGGGCCCACCGACGCGCCCGATGCCGGCTCCGGCGCGCTCGACCTGCTCGGCACCGCGCGGTCGCGGCTGGATGCCGCGGATGATCCCGCGCTCACCGCGCTGGCGCCGCGGCTCGCCGACGCCATCGCGGTGGTGGTGGATCTGACCACCGAGCTCAGCGGCTACCTCTCCGACCTGCCGTCGGACCCGAGCGCGCTGGACTCGCTGCTCACCAGGCAGGCCGAGCTGAAGACGCTGACCCGCAAGTACGCCGCCGACGTGGACGGGGTGCTCGCCTGGGCGGCGGAATCGCGGGCCAGGCTCGCCTCGCTCGACGTCTCCGAGGAGGCCATCGCGGGGCTGGCGGGCGAGGTCGACGCGGCCGCCGAGAAGGTGCGGGCGGCGGCGGTGAAGCTCAGCGCCGCGCGGACGAAGGCGGCGGGCAAACTGGCGAGCGCGGTGAGCGCGGAGCTGGCCGGGCTGGCCATGGGCAAGGCGCGGCTGGAGGTGACGGTCAGGCAGCTGCCCGCGAGCGCGCAGGATTCGGCGCCGCTGACGGTGGACGGGGCCGAGCTGCACGCCGGGTCGTCCGGGGTGGACGAGGTGGAGTTCCGGTTGTCCGCGCACTCGGGGGCGCAGTCGCTGCCGCTGAGCAAGAGCGCCTCCGGGGGTGAGCTCTCCCGGGTCATGCTGGCGCTGGAGGTGGTGCTCGCCGGGTCCGATCACGGGGCGACCATGGTCTTCGACGAGGTGGACGCGGGGGTCGGCGGCCGGGCCGCGGTCGAGATCGGGCGCAGGCTGGCCCGGTTGGCCCGCACCCACCAGGTGATCGTGGTGACGCACCTGCCGCAGGTGGCCGCCTTCGCCGACACCCACCTGGTGGTGAGCAAGTCGGACGACGGCAAGGGGCGGGTGGACAGCGGCGTGCAGTCGCTGGACCGCGAGGAGCGGGTGGTCGAGCTTGCGCGCATGCTCGCCGGACTGGACGACACCGAGACCGGGCGCGCGCACGCCGAGGAGCTCCTCGAAACCGCCCGCGCCGAACGGGAACCGGCCAGCGCCTGA